Proteins found in one Streptococcus iniae genomic segment:
- the hisC gene encoding histidinol-phosphate transaminase — translation MIQGLRQMAPYIPGEPAKNANTIKLNTNENPFPPSPKVEEALKAFDYSQLRKYSPVDQTALKEAVAEHLGVSKEMLIMGSGSDEVLAMAFLAFFNNQAPLLFADVTYGFYKVLAELYHIPYQEVALADDFTIKTKDYQKENGGIVLVNPNAPTGIFKPLSEIEDIIKANPNVMVIVDEAYINFGGQSALELLPKYKNLFIVRTFSKDASLAGLRVGYGIGHPEIIQLMNAVKDSVNPYNIDSIAEVLATEAIKDWAYYQETISRICQTRDWFSKELVKLGYDVIPSVTNFLLVKPNKIKAEQLLQLLKKENILVRHYPDISMITDYLRISIGSQQDMEILLNHLKKMTLKK, via the coding sequence ATGATTCAAGGTCTAAGACAGATGGCTCCATATATTCCAGGCGAGCCAGCCAAAAATGCAAACACTATAAAACTTAATACCAATGAAAACCCTTTTCCACCAAGTCCTAAGGTTGAAGAAGCCTTAAAAGCATTTGATTATAGTCAACTCCGAAAATATTCACCAGTTGATCAGACAGCTCTAAAAGAGGCTGTCGCAGAACACCTTGGTGTGTCAAAAGAGATGTTGATTATGGGAAGTGGTAGTGATGAAGTGCTTGCTATGGCCTTTCTAGCATTCTTTAATAATCAAGCGCCTTTACTTTTTGCGGATGTAACCTATGGTTTTTATAAAGTTTTAGCTGAACTTTACCATATTCCTTATCAAGAAGTAGCATTAGCAGATGATTTCACTATCAAAACAAAAGATTATCAAAAAGAAAACGGTGGGATTGTATTGGTCAATCCAAATGCTCCAACAGGTATTTTTAAACCCTTATCGGAGATTGAGGATATCATCAAGGCAAATCCTAATGTTATGGTTATTGTGGATGAGGCCTATATCAATTTTGGTGGTCAATCTGCTTTAGAACTTTTACCAAAATACAAAAACCTTTTCATTGTTAGGACTTTTTCTAAAGATGCTTCTTTAGCGGGCTTACGTGTTGGTTACGGGATTGGTCATCCTGAAATTATCCAGCTGATGAACGCAGTGAAAGATTCTGTTAATCCTTATAATATTGATAGTATTGCAGAAGTACTTGCGACTGAAGCCATTAAAGATTGGGCCTATTATCAAGAGACGATTAGCCGTATTTGTCAGACCAGGGATTGGTTTTCAAAGGAATTAGTTAAACTGGGTTATGACGTTATTCCAAGTGTTACCAATTTCTTACTTGTTAAACCTAATAAGATTAAAGCAGAGCAACTTTTGCAACTTCTTAAGAAAGAAAATATTCTTGTAAGACATTATCCTGATATTTCAATGATTACGGATTATTTAAGAATTTCAATTGGTAGTCAACAAGACATGGAAATTCTTCTTAATCATTTGAAAAAAATGACACTCAAAAAATAG
- a CDS encoding chorismate mutase — MELKDIRQEIDKVDIALVALIEKRMDLVAAVTSYKKQHQLPVLDAQRENYILEKVAGLVTKDLYKETVVQSFTAIMASSRAFQNQFIENDDNERGL, encoded by the coding sequence TTGGAATTAAAAGATATTCGCCAAGAAATTGATAAAGTTGATATTGCATTAGTTGCATTAATTGAGAAAAGAATGGATCTAGTAGCAGCAGTAACAAGTTACAAAAAGCAGCATCAGTTACCTGTACTTGATGCCCAAAGGGAGAACTATATTTTGGAGAAAGTTGCTGGATTGGTGACAAAAGATCTTTATAAGGAAACGGTAGTGCAATCTTTTACAGCTATTATGGCTAGTTCTAGAGCTTTCCAAAATCAATTCATTGAAAATGATGATAATGAAAGAGGTTTATAA
- a CDS encoding transporter substrate-binding domain-containing protein: MKKKYLVTVASLLALFSLTACGTTAKDTQDKVKDKGTLVVALSPDYAPFEFQTLKDGKNTIVGSDIMLAQDIADQLGVKLKLSPMSFNNVLSSLQSKKADIAISGISYTKERAKVYDFSESYYDTENAIVVKKSDAAKLKDMQALAGKKVGAQKATIQENLAKTQLKDSQIVSLTEMGEVINELKHGQLDAATMDGPVAAGYIAQNSDLVIVDYTFKTNNADSKVVAMPKNSPKLQKTINQVVKKVKGDTYKSYIDKSATYTEAK, from the coding sequence ATGAAAAAGAAATATTTAGTAACAGTAGCTAGTCTTCTAGCACTGTTCTCACTTACTGCATGTGGAACAACAGCTAAAGACACGCAAGACAAGGTCAAGGATAAAGGGACCTTGGTGGTTGCTCTTAGTCCTGATTACGCCCCTTTTGAATTTCAAACCTTGAAAGATGGGAAAAATACCATTGTAGGTTCAGATATCATGTTAGCACAAGATATTGCGGACCAATTAGGTGTAAAATTGAAACTATCACCGATGAGTTTTAATAATGTTTTATCAAGTTTACAATCAAAAAAAGCAGACATTGCTATTTCTGGGATTTCATACACTAAAGAACGTGCGAAAGTTTATGATTTTTCAGAATCATATTACGATACGGAAAATGCCATTGTGGTTAAGAAAAGTGATGCTGCTAAGTTAAAAGATATGCAAGCACTGGCAGGCAAAAAAGTTGGTGCTCAAAAAGCAACCATTCAAGAAAACTTAGCTAAAACACAGTTGAAAGACTCTCAAATTGTTAGTTTAACAGAAATGGGTGAAGTGATTAATGAATTGAAACATGGTCAACTTGATGCAGCTACAATGGATGGTCCAGTTGCTGCAGGATATATTGCTCAAAATAGTGATTTGGTTATTGTTGATTACACTTTTAAAACAAATAATGCAGATTCAAAAGTCGTTGCAATGCCTAAGAACAGTCCAAAACTTCAAAAAACAATTAATCAGGTTGTTAAAAAAGTTAAGGGTGACACTTACAAATCTTATATTGATAAATCGGCAACTTACACAGAGGCAAAATAA
- a CDS encoding GNAT family N-acetyltransferase — protein sequence MWTIKTFQELTTEELFHILKARVDVFVVEQACAYPEIDDLDKDSYHLFHTNNKQQLDAYCRLIPSDKLIKLGRVLTSKTSRKTGLGRQLVEQALGFCLQHYPDLPVYAQAQAHLQNFYASFGFKATSNVYLEDDIPHIDMIKK from the coding sequence ATGTGGACCATTAAAACTTTTCAAGAATTAACCACTGAAGAACTTTTTCATATTTTAAAAGCAAGGGTTGACGTTTTTGTTGTTGAGCAAGCTTGTGCTTATCCAGAAATTGATGACTTGGACAAAGATTCCTATCACTTATTTCATACAAATAACAAGCAGCAATTAGACGCTTACTGCCGTTTAATACCATCAGACAAGCTTATTAAATTAGGTCGTGTCTTAACTAGCAAAACAAGTCGTAAAACAGGATTAGGACGCCAACTTGTTGAGCAAGCTCTTGGTTTTTGTTTGCAACATTATCCTGATTTACCAGTTTATGCTCAAGCCCAAGCACATTTGCAAAACTTTTATGCATCATTTGGTTTCAAAGCCACTTCTAATGTCTATTTAGAAGATGACATCCCTCATATTGATATGATTAAAAAATAA
- a CDS encoding DHH family phosphoesterase: protein MTLYTEILHKIQEYQTIIIHRHKNPDPDALGSQAGLKEIIQHNFPDKRVLMTGYNEPSLSWISLMDDVTDADYSGALVIVTDTANRPRIDDQRYLNGDFMIKIDHHPNDDVYGDICLVDTSASSASEIIADLAFDQELNLSAKAAQYLYTGIVGDTGRFLYPATTSKTLMIASKLRNYNFDFSAIARQMDSFSFKIAKLQGYVFDHLEVDDNGAARVVITQDILKQYDVSDAESSAIVGTPGKIDLVQAWAIFVEQADGHYRVRMRSKFKVINTIAKRHAGGGHPLASGANSYSLEENEQIYQEIKALMASDK from the coding sequence ATGACATTATACACAGAAATCTTACACAAAATTCAAGAATACCAAACAATTATTATCCATCGCCATAAAAATCCTGATCCAGACGCACTTGGAAGTCAGGCTGGTTTAAAAGAAATTATTCAACACAATTTTCCAGATAAAAGGGTTTTGATGACGGGATACAATGAACCTAGCTTGTCCTGGATTTCTTTAATGGATGATGTCACTGATGCAGATTATTCTGGAGCTTTAGTGATTGTAACTGATACAGCTAACAGACCACGGATTGATGACCAGCGTTACCTTAATGGTGACTTCATGATTAAAATTGATCACCATCCCAATGATGATGTCTATGGGGATATTTGCCTTGTTGATACCTCTGCATCAAGTGCTAGTGAAATCATTGCAGATTTGGCATTTGATCAAGAGCTAAACCTATCAGCAAAAGCTGCACAATACCTCTACACTGGAATCGTTGGTGACACTGGCCGTTTTCTCTATCCAGCTACAACAAGTAAAACCTTGATGATTGCTAGCAAACTAAGAAACTATAATTTTGATTTTTCAGCTATTGCCCGTCAAATGGATTCCTTTTCATTTAAAATTGCTAAATTACAAGGCTATGTCTTCGATCATTTAGAGGTGGATGACAATGGTGCTGCTCGTGTTGTCATTACACAAGATATTTTAAAGCAATATGATGTTTCTGATGCTGAGAGTTCAGCAATTGTTGGCACTCCGGGTAAAATTGATTTGGTTCAAGCTTGGGCTATTTTTGTGGAACAAGCTGATGGGCACTATAGAGTCCGTATGCGCAGTAAATTTAAGGTCATCAACACCATTGCCAAACGACATGCTGGCGGTGGGCATCCTTTAGCCAGTGGCGCCAATTCATATAGCCTTGAAGAAAATGAGCAAATCTATCAAGAAATCAAAGCCCTAATGGCCAGTGATAAATAA
- a CDS encoding flavodoxin, whose product MALAKIVYASMTGNTEEIADIVANKLQELGHDVEIDECTSVDASDFEDADMAIVATYTYGDGDLPDEIVDFYEDLQDLDLSGKVFGVVGSGDTFYDYFCKSVDEFEEQFVLTGASKGAASVKVDLAAEDEDIEHLETFATEMSDAINRLS is encoded by the coding sequence ATGGCATTAGCAAAAATCGTTTATGCCAGCATGACAGGAAATACTGAAGAAATTGCTGATATTGTAGCTAATAAGTTACAAGAGTTAGGTCATGATGTTGAAATTGACGAATGTACCTCAGTTGATGCTTCGGATTTTGAAGATGCTGATATGGCAATTGTTGCAACGTATACTTATGGTGATGGTGATTTACCAGACGAAATCGTCGATTTTTATGAAGACTTACAAGATTTAGATTTATCAGGAAAAGTTTTTGGTGTTGTCGGTTCCGGTGATACTTTTTACGATTATTTCTGTAAATCAGTCGATGAATTTGAAGAGCAATTTGTCTTAACTGGTGCAAGTAAAGGTGCTGCTTCGGTCAAGGTTGATTTAGCAGCAGAAGATGAAGATATTGAGCATTTAGAAACCTTTGCAACAGAAATGTCAGACGCTATTAATCGTCTGTCATAA
- the yghU gene encoding glutathione-dependent disulfide-bond oxidoreductase yields MTNYNIPEVWINTTNPSALNQDKAGSRFQQKLPKGEAIFQLYTLATPNGIKPIILLEELKEAGILTVDYDLFKIDITKGQQFGSDFVAINPNSKIPAMIDQSNQDLAVFESANILLYLAEKYHFLLGETLKERTQILNWLFWQTGAAPFLGGGFGHFFHYAPEKLEYPIDRYTMETKRQLDLLDKELSRKAYICGDSYSIADIAIWSWYGQLVLDRLYPNAAVFLDSDHYQAVKRWANHILERPAVQRALAASYQSIT; encoded by the coding sequence ATGACAAACTATAACATTCCTGAAGTTTGGATAAATACTACAAATCCTTCAGCTTTAAACCAAGACAAAGCAGGGAGCCGATTCCAACAAAAACTTCCCAAAGGAGAAGCTATCTTTCAACTCTACACATTAGCCACTCCTAATGGGATTAAGCCGATTATTCTCTTAGAAGAACTCAAAGAAGCTGGTATTCTAACGGTTGACTATGATTTATTCAAAATAGACATCACCAAAGGGCAACAGTTTGGCAGTGATTTTGTTGCTATTAACCCTAATTCAAAAATTCCTGCTATGATTGATCAGTCAAACCAAGACCTTGCTGTTTTTGAATCAGCAAATATACTACTTTATTTAGCTGAAAAATACCATTTTCTGCTAGGAGAAACCCTCAAAGAAAGAACCCAAATCTTAAATTGGCTGTTTTGGCAAACCGGGGCTGCTCCATTTCTTGGAGGTGGCTTTGGACATTTCTTCCATTATGCACCTGAAAAATTAGAGTACCCAATTGACCGCTATACTATGGAAACCAAGCGACAACTGGACTTACTTGATAAGGAACTAAGTCGCAAAGCCTATATTTGTGGAGATTCTTATAGTATCGCTGATATTGCCATTTGGTCTTGGTATGGCCAGTTGGTGCTTGACCGGCTTTACCCTAATGCTGCCGTATTCCTTGATAGCGATCACTATCAAGCAGTCAAACGTTGGGCAAATCACATTTTAGAGCGTCCTGCCGTTCAAAGAGCATTAGCTGCTAGCTATCAATCCATCACTTAA
- the add gene encoding adenosine deaminase, producing the protein MENKLFHNLAKTELHCHLDGSLSLEAIRKLADMAGIDIPDDDRDLKKLVTAPPSAECLMDYLKTFDFITPLLQTQDALRLAAYDVAKTAALENVIYTEIRFAPELSMHQGLSANQVVEAVLDGLNRAQDEFGIVAKAIVCGLRQSSLAVSQSIFNDVISWAHRGLVGFDFAGNELDFPPHHLETLIKETQALGLPFTLHAGECGCPNYIEQAIDLGIKRLGHTTAICNNQVLLEQFIAHDVTAELCLTSNLQTKAARTIDEFPYLFLKNAGAKLSINTDNRTVSDTNLTKEYQLYHEYFKSSALDFYKHNQDAIHASFASSDEKAVLLAKLAENYQNYL; encoded by the coding sequence ATGGAAAACAAGCTGTTTCACAATTTAGCTAAAACGGAATTACACTGTCATTTAGATGGATCATTATCTTTAGAGGCTATTCGTAAACTGGCCGATATGGCTGGAATTGATATCCCAGATGATGACCGTGATTTAAAAAAACTTGTTACAGCACCACCTTCAGCAGAGTGCTTAATGGATTATCTTAAGACTTTTGATTTTATTACTCCCTTACTTCAAACGCAAGATGCTTTGAGATTAGCAGCTTACGATGTCGCAAAAACAGCTGCCTTAGAAAATGTTATTTATACTGAAATTCGTTTTGCTCCAGAATTGTCAATGCACCAAGGCTTAAGTGCTAATCAAGTTGTTGAAGCCGTTTTAGATGGTTTAAATAGAGCACAAGATGAATTTGGAATTGTTGCAAAAGCTATTGTTTGTGGCTTGAGACAGTCGTCATTAGCAGTTAGCCAATCCATTTTTAATGATGTTATTTCTTGGGCTCACCGAGGCTTGGTTGGGTTTGATTTTGCTGGGAACGAACTTGATTTTCCCCCACACCATCTGGAAACTCTGATTAAAGAAACGCAGGCTTTAGGACTACCCTTCACCCTTCATGCTGGTGAGTGTGGTTGTCCAAATTATATTGAACAAGCCATTGATTTAGGGATCAAACGTTTAGGACACACGACAGCAATTTGCAACAATCAAGTTCTTTTAGAGCAATTTATTGCACATGATGTCACAGCTGAACTCTGTTTAACAAGTAATTTACAAACAAAAGCTGCAAGAACAATTGATGAATTCCCCTACCTTTTCTTGAAAAATGCTGGTGCAAAATTATCAATAAATACTGATAACAGAACGGTATCAGATACTAATTTAACAAAAGAGTATCAGCTATACCATGAGTATTTTAAAAGCTCAGCTCTAGACTTTTACAAGCATAATCAAGATGCTATCCATGCTTCTTTTGCATCTTCTGATGAAAAAGCGGTGCTTTTAGCGAAATTAGCAGAAAACTATCAGAACTATCTGTGA
- a CDS encoding chloride channel protein encodes METVPELAIKDKLVLCAYGLFIGFLVGVMDYIFGSGLLLISAFRDKHIAYLLPFLAVIGLVIVFCYQKYGKIASKGMALVFEVGQNKRKDLPLILIPLIMISTWLSHLFGASAGREGVAVQIGATLSNAFKGFFKFEGASSMMAVIGMAAGFAGLFQTPIAALLFALEVLVLNKLYLTALLPSLIAAFTASYTSHFLGLEKFHAILDSQLELTPILFAKLLLLGLIFGLVGNAFAILLTQTKQKFAAKMTNPYYRIFLVSLFLTVSLLVAHWGRYSGLGTNVIQAAFSGGEIYTYDWLLKLLLTVVTLAAGFQGGEVTPLFAIGASLGVVLAPVFGLPVMLVAALGYTSVFASATNTFLAPVFIGVEVFGPDYIWAYLIVVALAYNLNKKESIYANKEA; translated from the coding sequence ATGGAGACAGTACCGGAATTAGCAATTAAAGATAAGTTAGTCTTGTGTGCTTATGGCTTATTTATTGGTTTTCTTGTTGGCGTTATGGATTACATCTTTGGCTCAGGCCTTTTACTAATTTCAGCCTTTAGGGATAAGCATATTGCTTACTTGCTACCCTTTTTAGCAGTTATCGGCTTAGTGATTGTCTTTTGCTACCAAAAGTACGGAAAAATTGCTTCCAAAGGAATGGCTTTAGTCTTTGAAGTTGGTCAGAACAAAAGGAAAGACCTTCCTTTGATTCTGATTCCTCTCATTATGATTTCAACCTGGTTGAGCCATTTATTTGGCGCTAGTGCAGGTCGTGAAGGGGTAGCGGTTCAAATCGGTGCTACTCTTTCAAATGCCTTTAAGGGATTTTTTAAGTTTGAAGGAGCTTCTTCAATGATGGCTGTTATTGGTATGGCAGCCGGTTTCGCAGGGCTTTTTCAAACCCCAATTGCAGCTCTCTTATTTGCCCTTGAAGTTCTTGTTTTAAATAAACTCTATTTGACGGCTTTGTTACCTTCTTTGATTGCAGCTTTTACGGCGTCTTATACCTCGCATTTTTTAGGTTTGGAAAAGTTTCATGCTATTTTAGATAGTCAGCTTGAGCTTACTCCAATTCTTTTTGCTAAATTATTGCTTCTAGGGCTGATTTTTGGCTTAGTTGGAAATGCTTTTGCTATCTTATTAACACAAACAAAACAAAAGTTTGCAGCTAAAATGACCAACCCCTATTATCGCATTTTTCTTGTTTCGCTTTTTTTAACAGTAAGTCTGTTAGTGGCTCATTGGGGGCGCTATAGTGGTTTGGGAACAAATGTGATTCAAGCGGCCTTTTCTGGAGGGGAGATTTACACTTACGATTGGCTCTTAAAATTATTGTTAACGGTCGTAACACTTGCAGCTGGCTTTCAAGGTGGTGAAGTGACCCCTTTGTTTGCTATTGGCGCCTCCTTAGGAGTGGTTTTAGCTCCTGTGTTTGGATTGCCCGTTATGTTAGTAGCTGCCTTAGGTTACACGTCAGTATTTGCCAGTGCAACCAATACCTTTTTAGCTCCTGTTTTTATTGGTGTAGAGGTCTTTGGGCCGGATTATATTTGGGCCTATCTTATTGTTGTCGCGCTAGCTTATAACCTTAATAAAAAAGAAAGTATTTATGCTAATAAAGAAGCTTAA